A single Candidatus Thalassolituus haligoni DNA region contains:
- a CDS encoding alpha-ketoglutarate-dependent dioxygenase AlkB, whose protein sequence is MEVGATANAIANETATRAGLLYLGSILTQSEADEWLHWLLHEVAWGNAFYEAFGRRFPIPRQQAWFADAGIRYRYSDNLLTTLPWPERLNRLRQRVESLTGQRFNSVLATLYRSGEDSVGWHADDESELGPAPVIASLSVGATRAFCLRPKITPGHQHTHEPQPEPQPEIAVPVHSGDLWLMQPPCQQHWEHAVPAETGIHQPRVNLTFRWVIPPAS, encoded by the coding sequence ATGGAGGTTGGTGCGACAGCAAATGCAATAGCAAACGAAACAGCAACACGGGCTGGCCTGCTGTATCTGGGGTCAATATTGACCCAGTCAGAGGCAGATGAATGGTTGCACTGGCTGCTGCATGAAGTGGCCTGGGGCAATGCCTTTTACGAGGCTTTTGGCCGTCGTTTTCCGATTCCTCGCCAGCAAGCCTGGTTTGCAGATGCTGGTATTCGCTATCGCTACTCCGATAATTTACTGACAACCCTGCCCTGGCCAGAGCGGCTGAACCGGTTACGTCAGCGGGTGGAATCTTTGACTGGGCAGCGGTTTAACTCCGTGCTGGCAACGCTGTATCGATCTGGAGAGGACAGTGTTGGCTGGCATGCCGACGACGAATCGGAGTTGGGGCCAGCGCCGGTGATTGCATCGTTATCGGTCGGGGCAACACGGGCATTCTGCTTGCGTCCAAAGATTACGCCGGGACACCAACACACACATGAACCACAACCTGAACCACAACCTGAAATAGCCGTTCCGGTACATTCGGGTGACTTATGGCTGATGCAGCCGCCCTGTCAGCAACACTGGGAACACGCCGTACCTGCCGAAACCGGCATCCACCAGCCACGGGTTAACCTGACGTTTCGATGGGTGATTCCTCCTGCTTCCTGA
- a CDS encoding type II toxin-antitoxin system HipA family toxin — MVMEVVRVIYQQQDVGAVSFNTTTGVGAFEYDPAFIRQGIELAPLKMPLAKRIYSFPELDFNTFKGLPGLIADSLPDDFGNAVLNAWVAAQGKSPADITPLQRLQYTGIRGMGALEYLPATRIKSLNASHSVAIESLVAIAQDVVDCRDDFAVKLSHGGQEDREAMMSLLSVGMSAGGARAKAVLAFDDNFKQVRSGQAQVPDGFTHYLMKFDGVREHSKQQETFGDPMGFGTMEYVYYQMATACGIDMMPCHLLAEGPRRHFITQRFDRQASADDEGKIHVQTLNGIAHVDYKKPGSFSYAELFGVARQLRLSASEAEQLLKRMTFNIVARNHDDHAKNFAFMLQGNKWSLAPAYDLAYSYKPGSQWVNSHWMSLNGKRDNFTRQDIYSLEKLSPLFTRARINAILDATQDVVSGWKTLAAAADVPDSLIREVEPNLRLGI, encoded by the coding sequence ATGGTAATGGAAGTTGTTCGGGTGATTTACCAGCAGCAAGACGTCGGAGCGGTGAGCTTTAATACCACCACGGGGGTCGGCGCGTTTGAATACGATCCGGCCTTTATACGTCAGGGAATCGAGCTTGCGCCCCTGAAAATGCCACTGGCAAAACGTATCTACAGCTTTCCGGAGCTGGACTTCAACACCTTTAAAGGTTTGCCAGGCTTGATCGCTGATTCGCTCCCGGACGACTTCGGTAACGCCGTGCTGAATGCCTGGGTGGCGGCGCAAGGCAAGTCGCCTGCCGATATCACACCGTTGCAGCGGCTTCAATACACCGGGATACGGGGTATGGGTGCGCTGGAATATCTGCCCGCCACCCGCATCAAAAGCCTCAATGCCTCACATTCTGTAGCGATTGAATCCCTGGTCGCCATCGCCCAGGACGTGGTGGATTGTCGTGATGACTTTGCCGTGAAGCTGAGCCACGGCGGCCAGGAAGACCGCGAAGCCATGATGTCTTTGCTCTCGGTTGGTATGAGTGCCGGTGGCGCCCGAGCGAAAGCCGTACTGGCATTTGATGACAACTTCAAACAGGTACGTTCCGGCCAGGCACAGGTACCTGATGGCTTCACCCACTACCTGATGAAATTTGATGGTGTCAGAGAGCACAGCAAACAGCAGGAAACCTTTGGCGACCCTATGGGCTTTGGGACGATGGAATATGTTTACTACCAAATGGCGACCGCCTGCGGTATTGACATGATGCCTTGTCACTTGCTTGCCGAAGGCCCTCGGCGGCACTTTATTACCCAGCGATTCGATCGCCAGGCCTCAGCTGATGACGAGGGTAAAATCCACGTCCAGACCCTGAATGGCATTGCCCATGTCGATTATAAAAAACCGGGTTCCTTCTCCTATGCCGAACTGTTTGGTGTGGCCCGGCAACTGCGGCTGTCGGCGTCAGAAGCGGAACAACTGCTTAAACGCATGACGTTTAATATCGTTGCCCGCAACCACGACGATCACGCCAAAAACTTCGCCTTTATGTTGCAGGGAAATAAGTGGTCTCTGGCACCCGCCTACGACCTGGCCTACAGCTACAAACCGGGCAGCCAATGGGTCAACAGCCACTGGATGAGCCTCAACGGCAAACGGGACAACTTTACCCGGCAGGACATTTATTCCCTGGAAAAACTCAGCCCGCTGTTCACCCGAGCCAGAATCAACGCCATTCTTGATGCCACTCAGGATGTGGTCTCTGGTTGGAAAACACTCGCCGCTGCGGCGGATGTGCCTGATTCGTTAATCCGGGAAGTAGAACCAAACTTGCGGCTGGGGATATGA
- a CDS encoding helix-turn-helix transcriptional regulator yields the protein MSLSGNSATALAAELGERLKQARLNRDLTQADVAEQAGIARKTVLNAEKGKAQLDIFIAILAVLELTDQLELFLPKQEISPIQLAKLQGKQRQRASGQRHPDQEANTEW from the coding sequence ATGAGTCTATCTGGAAATTCTGCGACAGCACTTGCAGCCGAGCTGGGCGAACGCTTGAAGCAAGCCCGGTTGAACCGCGACCTGACACAGGCTGATGTTGCCGAGCAAGCAGGCATCGCCAGAAAAACCGTCCTTAATGCCGAGAAGGGCAAGGCCCAGCTGGACATCTTTATCGCCATTCTGGCGGTGTTGGAACTGACGGATCAACTGGAGCTGTTTTTGCCCAAGCAAGAGATTTCACCCATCCAGCTGGCCAAGCTGCAGGGCAAGCAGCGGCAGCGTGCGTCCGGGCAACGACATCCTGACCAGGAGGCAAACACAGAATGGTAA
- a CDS encoding nucleotidyltransferase domain-containing protein: MTLTHHQRQQIQHNLQQQGILAAWLYGSYAKGTANQHSDVDLAVLLLEDQDDWQILPELDYELSKALHLTVHCVSIAKTPTPLAYEAVEGERLFGDADAMFMEQRIWSKWDEWLYWSQRA; this comes from the coding sequence ATGACACTCACCCATCATCAGCGCCAGCAGATTCAACACAACTTGCAGCAGCAAGGGATTCTGGCTGCCTGGCTGTATGGCAGTTACGCCAAAGGCACCGCCAACCAACACAGCGATGTCGATCTCGCCGTGCTGTTACTGGAAGATCAGGACGACTGGCAAATTCTGCCAGAGCTGGATTATGAACTGTCCAAAGCCCTGCACCTCACCGTTCATTGCGTATCCATTGCCAAAACACCAACCCCGCTGGCCTACGAAGCGGTCGAAGGCGAACGCCTGTTCGGTGATGCCGACGCAATGTTTATGGAACAACGTATCTGGTCAAAGTGGGATGAGTGGCTTTACTGGAGCCAACGAGCATGA
- a CDS encoding putative RNA methyltransferase, producing the protein MNTGTPLNTTRSDDILVCPVCQQALPELAGATNKRGQLQRRACAGNHSFDRAKQGYFNLLLVNQKRSLNPGDNLEMVRARQQFLNGGYYEAIATAINTALTAVLSTMKEQAQAEQTAEHTQAEHTQTEQSTTQPLHIADSGCGEGYYTEFLSRHLTAANINHRLYGIDISRDAVRTACQRSKEIEWLVASGSRLPFLPGSLDAIFSVFTPTMADRWPELLKPGAPVWLITPAQQHLQELRQQIYTDVRTDSYDPADDMAKQGFERLTSSEYSSQVFIPADALPDLLTMTPHGWRITAEKRQQVLALNGLNVTLHVRISQFSVKPSDDRPALPDNA; encoded by the coding sequence ATGAACACCGGCACCCCACTCAACACCACCAGGTCAGACGATATTTTGGTCTGCCCGGTGTGCCAGCAAGCACTGCCAGAACTGGCCGGAGCAACCAACAAACGCGGCCAATTACAACGTCGTGCCTGTGCTGGCAACCACAGTTTTGATCGCGCCAAGCAGGGCTATTTCAACCTGTTACTGGTCAACCAGAAACGCTCACTCAATCCAGGCGACAATCTGGAAATGGTCAGGGCCAGACAACAGTTCCTGAACGGCGGTTATTATGAGGCCATTGCCACCGCCATCAATACTGCACTCACGGCCGTATTGAGCACCATGAAAGAACAGGCTCAAGCTGAACAAACTGCAGAACACACTCAGGCAGAACACACTCAGACAGAACAAAGCACAACACAACCGCTCCATATTGCCGACAGCGGTTGTGGCGAAGGCTACTACACCGAATTCTTGTCCCGCCACCTGACGGCAGCCAATATCAATCACCGCCTGTACGGCATCGATATTTCACGAGATGCCGTACGCACCGCCTGTCAGCGCAGCAAAGAAATTGAATGGCTGGTTGCCAGTGGCAGCCGTCTGCCATTTTTGCCCGGCAGTCTCGATGCCATCTTCAGCGTTTTCACCCCGACCATGGCCGACCGCTGGCCAGAGCTGCTCAAACCCGGTGCGCCGGTCTGGCTGATTACCCCGGCCCAGCAACACCTGCAGGAATTACGGCAACAGATTTATACCGACGTCCGTACCGACAGCTACGATCCGGCAGACGACATGGCAAAACAGGGATTTGAGCGGCTCACCAGCAGTGAATACAGCAGCCAGGTATTCATTCCTGCCGATGCCCTGCCCGACCTGCTCACCATGACCCCGCACGGCTGGCGTATCACGGCCGAAAAACGCCAACAAGTACTGGCCCTGAACGGTCTTAATGTGACCCTCCACGTCCGTATTTCCCAATTTTCAGTCAAACCGTCTGACGATCGCCCGGCACTGCCAGACAACGCATAA
- a CDS encoding DUF86 domain-containing protein, with the protein MTPTYIESMRQHTQEQLDTLAELAELATQAPLRKIERLAVERSLQILVEAAIGVAKHCCKQANIPASGDGYGTALKAHDMLQSQIPHAVLKGAIGMRNAIVHDYLNLDWTRIEAVLVSHGYRKIGTFIDEGLGYLSSQP; encoded by the coding sequence ATGACACCAACCTACATTGAATCCATGCGCCAGCACACACAAGAACAGCTCGATACACTGGCCGAGCTGGCCGAGCTGGCAACCCAGGCACCACTGAGAAAGATTGAACGTCTGGCCGTCGAGCGCAGCTTGCAAATACTGGTAGAAGCCGCCATCGGCGTCGCCAAACACTGCTGCAAACAAGCCAATATTCCAGCTTCTGGTGATGGTTACGGCACCGCTCTAAAGGCCCACGACATGCTGCAAAGCCAAATACCCCATGCCGTTTTAAAAGGTGCTATCGGCATGCGTAACGCCATTGTTCACGATTACCTCAATCTGGACTGGACACGTATAGAAGCCGTGCTGGTATCACACGGATACAGGAAGATCGGAACATTTATTGACGAGGGGCTGGGGTATCTGTCCAGCCAGCCTTAG
- a CDS encoding DNA polymerase III subunit chi, translated as MTDILFYVLAATTIVEQQQFVCRLTEKALSQGKRVYIHTGSRNHAEQLDRQLWEFRDSAFVPHSLVDEQRPVGQSPVHIGWHEAPPEQHDVLINLHHQLPSFFGRFDRLVEVVIQHDAVLEHTRDHFRFLRDRGYPITHQDMRLRT; from the coding sequence ATGACAGATATTCTTTTTTATGTACTGGCAGCGACCACCATCGTCGAACAACAACAATTCGTGTGCCGCCTGACCGAAAAAGCCCTGAGCCAGGGCAAACGCGTCTATATTCACACCGGGTCTCGCAACCACGCCGAACAACTGGATCGGCAGCTGTGGGAGTTCCGTGACAGCGCCTTTGTGCCGCACAGCCTGGTGGACGAGCAACGGCCTGTTGGCCAGAGCCCGGTGCATATTGGCTGGCACGAAGCACCGCCAGAGCAGCACGACGTATTGATCAACTTGCACCACCAGTTGCCATCTTTTTTTGGCCGTTTTGATCGACTGGTCGAAGTCGTCATCCAGCACGATGCGGTACTGGAACACACTCGCGACCATTTTCGTTTTTTGCGTGACAGGGGCTACCCTATTACTCACCAGGATATGAGACTACGCACATGA
- a CDS encoding TRAP transporter substrate-binding protein, producing the protein MIKIIKNRKKNLIKMLMVLLLSVPVAAETIRFGMITTPDHAWSRLMQQFKSSLENSSSNAIRVRESRFAKVRGESSIIELLGRGQLQAAIVAVGSLTTLDPSLNGWLMPYQFSSAAQLRLAAQSDDAKAMLAGLERHNLVALGYVFSGMRVIMTPTLMTSASDLKGKRVGTFPNDVFYNWYRQLGADPQPIQIQDIRLWFEQEKIDAIDTDLATAVDLQLYDQAPNLMYTNHMAFPGVFVVSKSWWAALASGKQQAISAAFSQAEKTTFAALEQSEKADLQQLRERGVTVKKYTETDFNGVPKKLRDFYYGTNERLKRFGMAQEY; encoded by the coding sequence ATGATAAAAATAATAAAAAACCGGAAAAAGAACCTGATAAAAATGCTGATGGTACTGCTACTGTCAGTACCGGTTGCGGCCGAGACGATACGTTTCGGTATGATCACCACACCAGACCACGCCTGGTCACGGTTGATGCAACAGTTCAAAAGCAGCCTGGAAAATAGCTCCAGTAATGCCATTCGAGTACGCGAATCCCGCTTTGCCAAGGTGCGTGGTGAATCCAGTATTATCGAATTACTGGGTCGCGGTCAGCTTCAGGCAGCCATTGTTGCGGTAGGGTCTTTGACCACACTCGATCCATCCCTGAATGGCTGGTTAATGCCTTATCAATTTTCAAGCGCTGCCCAGTTGCGCCTTGCGGCACAGAGCGATGATGCCAAAGCCATGCTGGCCGGGCTGGAGCGTCATAATCTGGTGGCGTTGGGATACGTCTTTTCCGGTATGCGTGTGATTATGACGCCAACGTTGATGACCAGCGCCAGTGATCTGAAAGGCAAGCGAGTCGGCACCTTTCCAAATGACGTATTCTACAATTGGTATCGGCAGCTGGGCGCTGACCCGCAGCCGATCCAGATTCAGGATATCCGGCTCTGGTTTGAACAAGAAAAAATAGATGCTATCGATACCGACCTCGCCACCGCCGTTGATCTGCAGCTATACGATCAGGCACCCAATCTGATGTATACCAACCACATGGCATTCCCAGGGGTGTTTGTGGTTTCAAAAAGCTGGTGGGCTGCACTTGCATCAGGCAAGCAGCAAGCGATTTCGGCAGCTTTTTCCCAGGCGGAAAAGACGACCTTTGCAGCGTTGGAACAGTCCGAAAAGGCAGACTTGCAACAGCTGCGGGAGCGGGGCGTTACCGTGAAAAAATACACCGAAACCGATTTTAACGGTGTACCCAAAAAACTGCGGGATTTTTACTACGGTACTAACGAGCGTTTGAAACGCTTTGGGATGGCGCAGGAATACTAG
- the dapE gene encoding succinyl-diaminopimelate desuccinylase, producing the protein MSPTLQLACDLIARRSVTPEDEGCQALMMERLANAGFSNEPLRFEEVDNFWSRRGTEGPLVCFAGHTDVVPTGPEHNWKYPPFEPQIVDGMLYGRGAADMKGSLAAMIIAVENFVAKYPDHPGSIAFLITSDEEGPAHNGTVKVIETLEARNEKIDACIVGEPSSTHRVGDTIKNGRRGSLGAVLTVKGIQGHVAYPHLASNPVHQAAPALAELASEEWDQGNAFFPATSFQISNINAGTGATNVIPGAMTVVFNFRFSTELNADILKQRTCDILDKHKVDYDIEWNLSGLPFLTDHGPLVDACIDTIRAVTGQETALSTAGGTSDGRFIAPTGAQVVELGPRNDTIHKVDECVSAADLDTLASLYEGILERLLG; encoded by the coding sequence GCTGTCAGGCATTAATGATGGAGCGCCTCGCCAACGCCGGATTCTCCAACGAGCCACTGCGTTTTGAAGAGGTCGACAATTTCTGGTCACGGCGTGGCACCGAAGGCCCGCTGGTCTGTTTTGCTGGCCATACCGATGTTGTCCCCACCGGCCCGGAACACAACTGGAAATACCCGCCGTTTGAACCGCAGATCGTTGATGGCATGCTGTATGGCCGGGGCGCTGCCGATATGAAAGGCTCACTCGCCGCCATGATCATTGCGGTCGAAAACTTCGTCGCCAAATACCCGGATCACCCCGGTTCAATTGCTTTTCTGATTACCAGCGATGAAGAAGGCCCGGCACACAACGGCACCGTCAAAGTGATTGAAACCCTGGAAGCTCGTAACGAAAAAATCGACGCCTGCATTGTTGGTGAACCCTCGTCTACCCATCGGGTTGGCGACACCATCAAGAACGGCCGCCGTGGTTCGCTCGGCGCAGTACTGACCGTCAAGGGTATTCAGGGTCATGTTGCCTACCCGCATTTGGCCAGCAACCCGGTGCATCAGGCAGCTCCAGCATTGGCCGAACTGGCCAGCGAAGAATGGGATCAGGGCAACGCATTTTTCCCAGCCACCAGTTTCCAGATTTCCAATATCAATGCCGGCACCGGGGCAACCAATGTGATTCCCGGCGCCATGACGGTGGTGTTCAACTTCCGTTTTTCAACCGAGCTCAATGCCGACATCCTCAAACAACGCACCTGCGACATCCTCGACAAGCACAAGGTCGACTACGACATCGAATGGAACCTCAGCGGCCTGCCATTCCTGACCGATCATGGCCCATTGGTTGACGCCTGCATTGACACCATTCGCGCGGTGACCGGCCAGGAGACCGCGCTATCGACCGCAGGCGGCACCTCCGACGGTCGTTTTATCGCCCCGACCGGTGCCCAGGTGGTTGAACTTGGCCCCCGCAACGACACCATCCACAAGGTTGACGAATGTGTCAGCGCCGCCGACCTCGACACCCTGGCCAGCCTGTACGAAGGCATTCTTGAGCGCCTGCTGGGATGA
- a CDS encoding bacteriohemerythrin — MLQFQWVPEFETGIDVIDSQHKRIFEYLLEVDRAIRLQDPDVVKQIARSLIDYSISHNAFEETLMERASYPILAAHSKVHEAFRNRALAYDQRLENGEDCFKVAKEVRSDIGLWLTNHIQRDDKDYVPYVRKSIEGGFVSRMKKRFFA; from the coding sequence ATGTTGCAATTCCAGTGGGTGCCCGAGTTCGAAACCGGGATTGATGTGATTGATTCTCAGCACAAGCGGATATTTGAATACCTGCTTGAAGTCGACAGAGCCATTCGACTCCAGGATCCAGATGTCGTGAAACAGATTGCCAGGTCACTGATTGACTACTCAATCTCCCACAACGCTTTTGAAGAGACCTTGATGGAGCGTGCCAGTTATCCCATTCTGGCGGCTCATTCCAAAGTACATGAGGCATTCCGTAATCGCGCTCTGGCGTACGATCAACGCCTTGAAAACGGCGAAGACTGCTTCAAAGTCGCCAAGGAAGTACGGTCGGATATCGGCCTCTGGCTGACCAACCATATTCAGCGCGACGACAAGGACTATGTGCCCTACGTGCGTAAATCAATCGAAGGTGGTTTTGTCAGCCGCATGAAAAAACGCTTCTTCGCCTGA
- a CDS encoding valine--tRNA ligase, whose protein sequence is MDKTYKPDALEQTWYQQWEEKGYFKPYQDGLDGEGYSIMIPPPNVTGSLHMGHAFQHTIQDALTRYHRMLGKKALWQVGTDHAGIATQMVVERKLAAEGQPDRHALGRDKFLEKVWQWKEQSGGTITGQMRRLGNSVDWDTERFTMDDGFYKAVQEVFIRLYNDGLIYRGKRLVNWDPKLHTAISDLEVENKESKGSMWHLRYPLADGETYTDADGNTQNYIVVATTRPETMLGDTGVAVNPEDSRYQHLIGKFIELPLVGRRIPIVGDEHADMTKGTGCVKITPAHDFNDCEVGKRCGLPMINILTFNADIRDEAQAFNSDGSVNTDVDTSIPEKYRGMERFAARKAIVADFETLGLLDAIKDHDLTVPYGDRGGVVIEPMLTDQWYVDAKTLAKPAIEAVENGDIQFVPKNYENMYFSWMRDIQDWCISRQLWWGHRIPAWYDAEGNVFVGHDEAEVRTQNHLADDVELMQDNDVLDTWFSSALWTFATLGWPNTDDKEVARRLADFHPTDVLVTGFDIIFFWVARMIMMTMHFCKDDASSKTPGKPQVPFKTVYVTGLIRDEVGQKMSKSKGNVLDPLDMIDGISLDKLMEKRTGNMMQPQLAEKIGKRTQKEFPDGIAPHGTDALRFTLAAMASTGRDINWDMKRLEGYRNFCNKLWNASRYVMLSIAGEEAVEAAAANNTSIAITDDMLAACGATGEPAALSLADRWIISRLQRAEGEVRRHMDQYRFDMAAQALYEFIWNEYCDWYLELSKPVLWDKNASAETRRGTLGTLVRVLEATLRLAHPIIPFITEAVWQQVKDLAGKGGPDATATIMLAAYPAPQDALIDTAAEADIEWLQGVITAVRNIRAEMNIGPSKELDVLLKDGDDEDFRRADENQTFLAKLAKLSNITWVNDGDTIPMATTQLVGQMEVLVPMAGLIDKDKEIARLNKEAERLEKEIGRISNKLNNDGFVAKAPAAVIEKEKEKLNGYERDQGKIKEQIEAIKAL, encoded by the coding sequence ATGGACAAGACCTACAAGCCCGACGCCCTCGAACAAACCTGGTACCAGCAATGGGAAGAAAAAGGCTACTTCAAGCCCTATCAGGATGGCCTGGATGGCGAAGGCTACTCCATTATGATTCCGCCGCCGAACGTCACCGGCTCCCTGCACATGGGCCATGCGTTCCAGCACACCATTCAGGATGCCCTCACCCGCTATCACCGCATGCTGGGTAAAAAAGCCCTGTGGCAAGTCGGCACCGACCACGCCGGTATCGCCACCCAGATGGTGGTTGAACGCAAACTGGCCGCCGAAGGCCAGCCGGATCGCCACGCATTAGGCCGCGACAAGTTCCTCGAAAAAGTCTGGCAATGGAAAGAACAGTCCGGTGGCACCATCACCGGCCAGATGCGTCGCCTCGGCAACTCCGTTGACTGGGACACCGAACGCTTCACCATGGACGATGGCTTCTACAAAGCCGTGCAAGAAGTGTTTATCCGTCTCTACAACGACGGCCTGATCTACCGTGGCAAGCGTCTGGTGAACTGGGATCCGAAACTACACACCGCCATCTCTGACCTGGAAGTCGAAAACAAGGAATCCAAAGGCAGCATGTGGCACCTGCGCTACCCGCTGGCCGACGGCGAAACCTACACCGACGCCGACGGCAACACCCAAAACTACATCGTCGTGGCGACGACACGTCCGGAAACCATGCTCGGTGATACCGGCGTTGCCGTAAACCCGGAAGACTCCCGCTACCAGCACCTGATTGGCAAATTCATCGAACTGCCGTTAGTTGGCCGCCGCATCCCGATCGTCGGTGACGAACACGCCGACATGACCAAGGGCACCGGTTGCGTCAAAATCACCCCGGCTCACGATTTTAATGACTGCGAAGTTGGCAAACGCTGCGGCCTGCCGATGATCAACATCCTGACCTTCAACGCCGACATCCGCGACGAAGCCCAGGCGTTTAATTCTGATGGCTCGGTCAATACCGACGTCGACACCAGCATCCCGGAAAAATACCGTGGCATGGAACGCTTTGCCGCCCGCAAGGCCATTGTTGCCGACTTCGAGACACTGGGCCTGCTCGACGCCATCAAAGACCACGACCTCACCGTCCCCTACGGCGACCGTGGTGGCGTCGTCATCGAGCCAATGCTTACCGATCAATGGTACGTCGATGCCAAAACCCTGGCCAAACCCGCCATCGAAGCGGTCGAAAACGGCGACATCCAATTTGTCCCGAAAAACTACGAGAACATGTACTTCAGCTGGATGCGCGACATCCAGGACTGGTGCATCTCCCGCCAGCTGTGGTGGGGACATCGCATTCCGGCCTGGTACGACGCCGAAGGCAATGTCTTTGTTGGCCACGACGAAGCCGAAGTGCGCACCCAGAACCATCTGGCTGACGACGTTGAACTGATGCAAGACAACGACGTCCTCGACACCTGGTTCTCTTCCGCCCTGTGGACCTTCGCCACCCTCGGCTGGCCCAACACCGACGACAAAGAAGTCGCCCGTCGCCTGGCTGACTTCCACCCCACCGATGTACTGGTTACCGGCTTCGACATCATCTTCTTCTGGGTTGCCCGCATGATCATGATGACCATGCATTTTTGCAAAGACGATGCTTCATCGAAAACCCCAGGCAAGCCACAAGTTCCGTTCAAAACCGTCTACGTCACCGGCCTGATCCGCGATGAAGTCGGCCAGAAAATGTCCAAATCCAAAGGCAACGTCCTTGACCCACTGGACATGATCGACGGCATCAGCCTCGACAAACTGATGGAAAAGCGCACCGGTAACATGATGCAGCCACAACTGGCGGAAAAAATCGGCAAGCGCACCCAAAAAGAATTCCCCGACGGTATCGCCCCCCACGGCACCGACGCCCTGCGCTTCACCCTGGCTGCCATGGCCTCTACCGGTCGAGACATCAACTGGGACATGAAACGCCTGGAAGGTTACCGCAACTTCTGTAACAAACTGTGGAACGCCTCGCGCTACGTCATGCTCTCCATTGCTGGAGAAGAAGCCGTCGAAGCCGCAGCAGCCAACAACACCAGCATCGCCATTACCGACGACATGCTGGCGGCTTGTGGTGCCACCGGTGAGCCTGCCGCATTATCACTGGCCGACCGCTGGATCATCTCGCGCCTGCAACGCGCCGAAGGCGAAGTACGCCGCCACATGGATCAATACCGCTTCGATATGGCCGCCCAGGCGCTGTACGAATTTATCTGGAACGAATACTGCGACTGGTATCTGGAACTGTCCAAGCCGGTACTGTGGGACAAAAACGCCAGCGCCGAAACCCGACGCGGCACCCTCGGCACCCTTGTACGCGTCTTAGAAGCCACCCTGCGCCTGGCCCACCCGATCATCCCCTTCATCACCGAAGCGGTATGGCAACAGGTGAAAGACCTGGCTGGCAAAGGCGGCCCAGACGCCACAGCAACCATCATGCTGGCGGCCTACCCGGCACCCCAGGACGCCCTGATCGACACCGCAGCCGAAGCCGACATTGAATGGCTACAAGGCGTCATTACCGCCGTACGTAACATTCGCGCAGAAATGAACATCGGCCCCAGCAAAGAACTCGACGTACTGCTGAAAGACGGCGACGACGAAGACTTCCGCCGCGCCGACGAAAACCAGACCTTCCTCGCCAAGCTCGCCAAACTCAGCAACATCACCTGGGTTAACGACGGCGACACCATCCCCATGGCCACTACCCAACTGGTTGGCCAAATGGAAGTACTGGTGCCCATGGCAGGCCTGATCGACAAAGACAAGGAAATCGCTCGCCTGAACAAAGAAGCAGAACGCCTGGAAAAAGAAATCGGCCGCATCAGCAACAAACTGAACAACGACGGCTTCGTCGCCAAAGCCCCGGCTGCCGTGATTGAAAAAGAGAAAGAAAAACTGAACGGCTACGAACGTGACCAAGGCAAGATCAAGGAACAGATCGAAGCCATTAAAGCACTGTAA